The following proteins are encoded in a genomic region of Chryseobacterium cucumeris:
- a CDS encoding DUF3822 family protein, with protein sequence MNVLNLLFTKDGLICQIVKNKNILEEKSYFVTEETPANLIDQKLDEVLIKQRYDEIHVISALNHFTLMPEGFSEHEAGFDLIAFNAPTDREKEELMLSINKKFNIQFYYTFPKNYYKKIKELALPVHFNFSGEKFLSSINNKTSKEIHINLYHNQCEFFAIDNKKIILYNNLDVNSEVDFLYFIMFTLSKIGFGINETSFYAYGETTENETFISELQKFVKNLKIVFDNIPNKNFILN encoded by the coding sequence ATGAACGTACTTAATTTACTTTTTACCAAAGACGGATTGATCTGCCAGATTGTTAAAAACAAAAACATTCTGGAGGAAAAGTCTTATTTCGTTACTGAAGAGACACCAGCCAATCTTATTGACCAAAAGCTGGACGAAGTTCTTATTAAGCAGCGCTACGACGAGATCCATGTGATTTCAGCATTGAATCATTTTACCCTGATGCCGGAAGGCTTCTCTGAGCATGAGGCAGGATTTGATCTGATTGCTTTCAACGCTCCGACTGACAGAGAAAAAGAAGAGCTGATGCTTTCGATCAACAAAAAATTCAATATTCAGTTTTATTATACTTTCCCGAAAAACTATTATAAGAAAATAAAAGAGCTGGCATTACCGGTTCATTTTAATTTCTCCGGGGAAAAGTTTCTAAGTTCGATCAATAATAAAACCAGTAAGGAAATTCATATTAATCTGTACCATAACCAGTGTGAATTTTTTGCGATCGATAATAAGAAAATTATTCTTTATAATAACCTGGATGTCAATTCTGAAGTAGATTTCCTTTACTTCATTATGTTTACATTGAGCAAGATAGGTTTCGGAATCAATGAAACCAGTTTTTATGCTTATGGAGAAACTACGGAAAATGAAACGTTTATTTCCGAACTTCAGAAATTTGTTAAAAACCTGAAAATTGTTTTTGACAATATTCCCAACAAAAATTTTATACTTAATTAG
- the mazG gene encoding nucleoside triphosphate pyrophosphohydrolase: MNTKQEKLEAFGRLLDIMDDLREKCPWDQKQTLESLRHLTLEETYELSDAILQNDLQEIKKELGDVLLHLVFYAKIGSEKGSFDIADVINSLNEKLIFRHPHIYGDTEVKDEEEVKQNWEKLKLKEGNKSILGGVPKSLPSLVKAYRIQDKVKGIGFEFHDAEDAWKKVDEEIQEFHAETDLDKKEQELGDVFFSLINYARTSGINPDSALERTNLKFISRFQKMEGLAEEQDLKLADLSLEEMDVLWEKAKKLS; the protein is encoded by the coding sequence ATGAATACGAAACAAGAGAAACTGGAGGCCTTCGGAAGATTACTGGATATTATGGATGATTTGCGTGAAAAATGCCCATGGGATCAGAAACAGACGTTAGAGTCCCTTCGTCATCTTACCCTTGAAGAGACGTATGAACTTTCAGATGCTATTTTGCAAAATGATTTACAGGAAATAAAGAAAGAGCTGGGCGATGTCCTGCTTCACCTTGTTTTTTATGCTAAAATAGGTTCTGAAAAAGGAAGTTTTGACATTGCAGATGTTATCAATTCCCTGAATGAAAAACTGATTTTCCGCCATCCTCATATCTATGGAGATACTGAAGTGAAGGATGAAGAAGAAGTGAAGCAGAACTGGGAGAAATTAAAGTTAAAAGAAGGTAATAAGTCTATTTTAGGCGGAGTTCCTAAAAGTCTGCCAAGTTTGGTAAAAGCGTATAGAATTCAGGATAAGGTAAAAGGGATAGGTTTTGAATTTCATGATGCAGAAGACGCATGGAAAAAAGTAGATGAGGAGATTCAGGAGTTCCATGCTGAAACAGATTTGGATAAGAAAGAACAGGAGCTGGGTGATGTTTTCTTCTCTCTGATCAACTATGCCAGAACTTCAGGAATCAATCCGGATTCTGCATTGGAAAGAACCAATCTAAAATTTATTTCAAGATTTCAGAAAATGGAAGGTCTTGCTGAAGAACAGGATCTGAAACTGGCAGATCTGTCACTGGAAGAAATGGATGTTCTCTGGGAAAAAGCAAAAAAACTTTCATAG
- a CDS encoding DUF5606 domain-containing protein, whose translation MLLEKIISISGKPGLFKLVSQLRNGFIIEDVTSKKKVSIGNSSQVSLLDNIAMFTFEKEVPLFEVFENIAKNNDYKETISHKSSDADLKDFMLASLPNYDTERVYSSDIKKLAQWYNILQKAGYITPESFVKAEPETLDGEPAEEVSIEKEAKKAPKAEKPAAPKVKATSAAKSAPKSTHRKQG comes from the coding sequence ATGCTGTTAGAAAAAATAATTTCAATTTCTGGAAAACCAGGACTTTTCAAATTAGTTTCTCAATTAAGAAACGGATTCATCATTGAAGATGTTACCTCAAAGAAAAAAGTAAGCATTGGAAACTCAAGCCAGGTAAGTTTATTGGACAATATCGCCATGTTTACATTTGAGAAAGAAGTTCCTTTGTTTGAAGTATTTGAAAATATTGCTAAAAACAACGATTATAAGGAAACAATCTCTCACAAATCTTCTGATGCAGATCTGAAAGATTTTATGCTGGCTTCTCTTCCAAACTATGACACAGAAAGAGTATATTCTTCTGATATCAAGAAATTGGCTCAGTGGTACAACATCCTTCAAAAGGCAGGATATATTACGCCTGAAAGCTTTGTGAAAGCAGAACCTGAAACTTTAGATGGTGAGCCAGCTGAGGAAGTAAGCATTGAAAAAGAAGCTAAAAAAGCTCCAAAAGCAGAGAAACCTGCTGCTCCGAAAGTAAAAGCGACTTCAGCAGCAAAATCAGCTCCAAAGAGTACACACAGAAAACAGGGATAA
- a CDS encoding metallophosphoesterase family protein, with protein sequence MTKILLLSDSHSYIDDRILEYASQADEVWHCGDFGSLDVIEQLEKIKPLKGVYGNIDNAKIQAEFPEVNRFFCEKLEVLMIHIGGYPGKYTPLTKKEMAEKAPKLFISGHSHILKAMYDEKNELLHLNPGACGKQGWHKVRTMMRFVVDGEEIRDLEVIELGPRV encoded by the coding sequence ATGACAAAAATTCTTCTTCTTTCCGATTCCCATTCTTATATTGATGACCGTATCCTGGAATATGCTTCTCAGGCTGACGAAGTATGGCATTGCGGAGATTTCGGAAGTCTGGATGTCATTGAACAGCTGGAAAAAATAAAACCTCTGAAGGGCGTTTACGGAAACATTGATAATGCCAAAATCCAGGCTGAATTTCCGGAAGTGAACCGTTTCTTTTGTGAAAAGCTGGAAGTTCTGATGATTCACATCGGAGGGTATCCGGGAAAATATACACCACTTACTAAAAAAGAAATGGCAGAAAAGGCTCCGAAATTATTTATTTCCGGTCATTCTCATATTTTGAAAGCGATGTATGATGAAAAAAATGAGCTCCTCCATCTGAATCCCGGAGCCTGTGGAAAACAAGGCTGGCATAAAGTGAGAACAATGATGCGCTTTGTGGTGGATGGTGAAGAAATCAGAGATCTTGAAGTGATTGAACTGGGACCGAGAGTGTGA
- a CDS encoding nitroreductase family protein, giving the protein MNFLDQMKNRYTVKKYNPQGKISEEQIAMLQEILNLSPSSINSQPWNFIFVNDPQLKKELGDKSYFNKEKVLDSSHVIVFQVIRNIENFEKQIEENLPEGSVNYYRTMVKPKGEEAIKSWLGHQVYLSLGVLLSACAAMGIDSTPMEGIEPEGYDAVLNNEKYETLFAVAIGQRDEADANQPKFNPKKRLNAEKVIIEA; this is encoded by the coding sequence ATGAACTTTTTAGACCAAATGAAAAACAGGTATACTGTAAAAAAGTATAATCCACAGGGAAAAATCAGTGAAGAACAAATTGCAATGCTTCAGGAGATTTTAAACTTAAGTCCTTCCTCCATTAACAGCCAGCCATGGAATTTTATTTTCGTTAATGATCCGCAACTGAAAAAGGAATTGGGTGACAAGTCTTATTTTAATAAAGAAAAAGTACTGGATAGTAGTCATGTAATTGTTTTTCAAGTGATCAGAAATATAGAAAACTTTGAAAAGCAAATTGAAGAAAACCTTCCTGAAGGTTCTGTTAATTATTACCGAACGATGGTAAAACCTAAGGGAGAAGAAGCAATAAAATCATGGCTTGGTCATCAGGTATATTTATCATTAGGAGTTCTTTTGTCTGCATGCGCAGCAATGGGAATAGATTCTACTCCAATGGAAGGAATTGAACCGGAGGGTTATGATGCTGTTCTGAATAATGAAAAATATGAAACCTTATTTGCCGTAGCCATCGGACAGAGAGATGAAGCAGATGCTAATCAGCCGAAATTCAATCCGAAGAAAAGGCTGAATGCTGAAAAAGTAATTATAGAGGCGTAA
- a CDS encoding Smr/MutS family protein, with protein sequence MKIGDKVSVVDEDLSGVITSVKGNIVVFKDEYGFTHQYPKEKLVPKDADLYENIRVVRKAEPKKIISKKHQKNHLVLDLHFHNLVKNPNDYDSFERLFIQKEKLIEVIEFCRKNNLKRLEIVHGIGDGTLQRMVRDVLESQVNIDFYNKEILHHQSGAVMVEFH encoded by the coding sequence ATGAAGATCGGTGATAAGGTTTCGGTAGTAGACGAGGATTTAAGCGGGGTAATTACTTCCGTGAAGGGTAATATTGTCGTTTTTAAAGATGAATATGGCTTTACCCATCAATATCCCAAAGAAAAACTGGTTCCGAAAGATGCTGATCTGTATGAAAATATAAGAGTTGTAAGAAAAGCAGAACCTAAAAAAATCATTTCCAAGAAACATCAGAAAAATCATTTGGTTTTAGACCTGCATTTTCATAATTTGGTAAAGAATCCCAATGACTATGACAGCTTTGAAAGATTGTTTATACAAAAGGAAAAACTGATTGAAGTGATTGAGTTTTGCAGAAAAAACAACCTGAAGAGACTGGAAATTGTTCACGGTATTGGTGACGGTACTTTACAGAGGATGGTTCGGGATGTATTGGAAAGCCAGGTTAATATTGATTTTTATAATAAGGAAATACTTCACCATCAATCGGGTGCGGTAATGGTAGAATTTCACTAA
- a CDS encoding SixA phosphatase family protein has protein sequence MKKLILVRHAKSDWPEETEDFDRPLADKGLEDAMHMSRFLKSNNISIDHFVSSPAVRALNTCKIFNQAYQLNCATDEKLYNPSERSFESVIYDLDDNLNSVAFFSHNNGISNFANSISEDIFHFPTCGVAGFEVDCDSWSEFDGAKKKLLFFYEPGKI, from the coding sequence ATGAAGAAACTCATCCTCGTAAGACATGCGAAAAGCGACTGGCCGGAGGAAACGGAGGACTTTGACAGACCTTTGGCAGACAAAGGTTTGGAGGATGCTATGCACATGTCCAGATTCCTGAAAAGCAATAATATTTCTATTGATCATTTTGTGTCCAGCCCTGCGGTACGTGCACTGAATACCTGTAAAATTTTCAATCAGGCCTATCAACTGAACTGTGCTACTGATGAAAAATTGTATAATCCTTCTGAAAGAAGCTTTGAATCTGTAATTTATGATCTGGATGACAACCTGAATTCGGTTGCATTCTTCTCTCACAATAATGGAATTTCCAATTTTGCCAATTCTATTTCTGAGGATATTTTCCATTTTCCCACCTGCGGAGTGGCGGGTTTTGAGGTAGACTGTGATTCCTGGTCAGAGTTCGACGGTGCCAAAAAGAAACTGCTATTCTTTTATGAGCCCGGGAAAATATAA
- a CDS encoding RsmD family RNA methyltransferase encodes MFRIISGKWKAKKIAAPKNFEVRPTTDFAKEALFSILENKYDMQSISVLDLFAGIGSITFEFASRGCQNVTSVELNPKHTAFINTTASELDMALQINVQRGDVFDWLKKFRNKKSFEIVFSDAPFEMEEKKYHELISLVLNNKYLKENGVLIVEHQSRMKLDHPNLIDTRKYGNVSFSFFEPNKEDNQEL; translated from the coding sequence ATGTTCAGAATCATATCAGGCAAATGGAAAGCCAAAAAAATTGCCGCTCCTAAAAACTTTGAAGTAAGACCTACCACCGATTTTGCGAAAGAGGCTTTATTCAGCATTCTGGAAAATAAATACGATATGCAGTCGATTTCCGTACTTGATCTTTTTGCAGGAATTGGCTCTATCACCTTTGAATTTGCTTCCAGAGGATGTCAAAATGTAACGTCTGTAGAATTGAATCCGAAGCATACCGCCTTTATAAACACCACTGCATCTGAGCTTGACATGGCACTTCAGATCAATGTACAGCGAGGAGATGTTTTCGACTGGCTAAAAAAATTCAGAAATAAAAAATCTTTTGAGATTGTTTTTTCTGATGCTCCTTTTGAAATGGAAGAGAAAAAATACCACGAGCTGATTTCTCTTGTTTTAAACAATAAATACCTTAAGGAAAACGGAGTTCTTATTGTAGAGCACCAAAGTCGTATGAAACTTGACCATCCCAATTTAATAGATACCCGAAAATACGGAAATGTAAGTTTCAGTTTTTTTGAACCCAATAAAGAAGATAATCAGGAACTTTAA
- the ruvX gene encoding Holliday junction resolvase RuvX, producing MGQILAIDYGKARCGIAATDDMQIIASGLETVENRFLMEFLKKYFSENKVDEVVIGLPIDLKGNVSEVETDILKFIEEFKKEFSDIAVHRFDERFTSKMASFFISQSGKNKKKRQEKGLIDKVSATIILQNFLEQRLR from the coding sequence ATGGGACAAATCCTTGCAATAGACTACGGAAAGGCTCGTTGTGGTATCGCTGCAACCGATGATATGCAGATTATAGCCAGTGGACTGGAGACTGTAGAGAACCGTTTTTTAATGGAATTTTTGAAAAAATATTTCAGTGAAAATAAGGTAGATGAAGTAGTGATTGGACTTCCCATAGATTTGAAAGGAAATGTTTCGGAAGTGGAAACCGATATTTTAAAATTTATAGAAGAGTTTAAAAAAGAATTTTCGGATATTGCAGTTCACCGTTTCGATGAAAGATTTACATCCAAAATGGCTTCTTTTTTTATTTCCCAAAGTGGAAAAAACAAGAAAAAGAGGCAGGAAAAAGGATTAATAGATAAAGTAAGCGCAACAATTATATTGCAAAATTTTTTAGAACAAAGATTAAGATGA
- the murI gene encoding glutamate racemase produces MKTKKQDYSHLSPNQPIGIFDSGVGGLTVAKEIKRLLPNEDLIYFGDTKHLPYGEKSKDAIIEYSTKITNFLLEQNCKAIVIACNTATANALNEVMQSVAGRVPVIDVINPVAEKVSYEIHNNVGVIATKATVNSGLYKKSIRKHNKWIKVDELATPLLVPAIEEGFKNHPITHAIIYNYLSNNKLKNIETLILGCTHYPLLIDEIKQYYGNRVRVIDSPNIVANHLKIILDKYNLLHDHNSKPNYHFYLSDITKNFEKISKKFFGKSIDLELKVL; encoded by the coding sequence TTGAAAACAAAAAAACAAGATTATTCACATCTTTCACCCAACCAGCCTATCGGAATTTTCGACAGCGGAGTAGGAGGTCTTACCGTTGCCAAAGAAATCAAGAGACTTCTTCCTAACGAAGATCTGATCTATTTTGGAGATACAAAGCACCTTCCTTATGGAGAAAAATCCAAAGATGCGATTATTGAATATTCTACAAAGATCACCAATTTCCTGCTTGAGCAGAACTGTAAAGCGATTGTAATTGCCTGTAATACGGCAACGGCAAATGCTTTGAATGAAGTGATGCAGTCCGTTGCAGGAAGAGTTCCTGTCATAGACGTTATTAATCCTGTGGCCGAAAAAGTATCATATGAAATCCATAATAATGTAGGCGTAATTGCTACCAAAGCAACCGTAAATTCAGGGCTCTACAAAAAGAGTATCCGAAAGCATAATAAATGGATCAAAGTAGACGAACTGGCAACACCATTATTGGTTCCTGCTATTGAAGAAGGGTTTAAAAACCATCCCATCACCCATGCTATTATTTATAATTATTTAAGTAATAATAAATTAAAAAATATTGAAACTCTGATTCTTGGCTGTACGCATTATCCTCTTTTAATTGATGAGATTAAACAGTATTATGGAAACAGAGTCCGTGTTATTGACTCTCCGAATATTGTAGCCAATCATCTGAAGATCATTCTTGATAAGTATAATCTTTTACATGATCATAACTCAAAGCCTAATTATCATTTCTATCTTTCGGATATTACCAAGAATTTTGAGAAAATTTCAAAGAAGTTCTTCGGAAAATCCATTGACTTAGAATTGAAAGTATTATAA
- a CDS encoding serine hydrolase, with amino-acid sequence MKQKLSFFIFLLTVGLANAQVEEKKLDELIQNTLKTFDVPGMSVGIVKDGKMIYSKGFGVRSLTTKQPMDDNTLVGIASNSKGFTCTALAILADEGKLNWDDKVSKYIPEFQMYDPYVSQNITIKDLVTHRAGLGLGQGDLMFFPEGGNLTVNDIVHNVRYLKPENPFRTKLDYNNIMFIVAGEVIHRISGLSWAEFIEQRIMKPVGMTSSFGSYSRAKAVANKIDAHAPVDGKAIAVPHDWNETGNAAGGIMSNIKDMTTWAECLLNNFTTKDGKKLVSDKNVQQLWSLQIPDRVAAKNPYDTSFYGYGLGWFLSDVKGHKQVQHTGGLIGTVTQFTLIPDMKLGIVVLTNQQSGAAFNTITNTVKDSYLGVADRNWLKTYSERMSKMEAEFSKQKKVAFAKSEAFKKEKSLQPKAEQFTGTYNDVWFGDVEITQQGNTYRISCKNSPRLKGELLPYSNNSFIIKWDDRSYDADAYIIFSYDENGKAESAKLKAISDVTDFSFDFDDLDLKKK; translated from the coding sequence ATGAAACAGAAACTTTCTTTTTTCATTTTTCTTTTAACCGTAGGATTAGCCAATGCGCAGGTTGAAGAAAAAAAACTGGACGAACTGATCCAAAATACCCTGAAAACCTTTGATGTACCGGGAATGTCGGTAGGCATTGTGAAAGATGGCAAAATGATCTATTCCAAAGGGTTTGGGGTACGTTCTCTTACAACAAAGCAGCCAATGGATGACAATACGCTGGTAGGGATTGCTTCCAACTCAAAAGGCTTTACCTGTACAGCATTAGCCATCTTAGCAGATGAAGGAAAACTGAACTGGGATGATAAAGTTTCAAAATATATTCCTGAGTTTCAAATGTATGATCCTTATGTTTCTCAAAATATAACGATCAAGGATCTTGTTACCCACAGAGCCGGATTAGGACTTGGACAGGGAGATCTTATGTTTTTTCCGGAAGGAGGAAATTTAACCGTTAATGATATTGTGCATAATGTGAGGTATCTGAAACCGGAAAATCCTTTCAGAACAAAACTGGATTATAACAATATCATGTTTATTGTAGCCGGAGAAGTTATCCACAGAATTTCCGGATTAAGCTGGGCGGAATTTATTGAACAGCGAATTATGAAACCTGTAGGAATGACTTCAAGTTTCGGAAGCTACAGCAGAGCAAAGGCTGTTGCCAATAAAATTGATGCACATGCTCCGGTAGACGGAAAAGCAATTGCTGTTCCCCACGACTGGAACGAAACGGGCAATGCTGCAGGCGGAATTATGAGTAACATTAAAGACATGACCACGTGGGCGGAATGTCTCCTAAATAATTTCACCACAAAAGATGGTAAAAAACTGGTTTCGGATAAGAATGTTCAACAACTTTGGAGCCTTCAGATTCCGGATAGGGTGGCTGCGAAAAATCCTTATGATACAAGTTTCTATGGATACGGTTTAGGATGGTTTCTGAGTGATGTGAAAGGACATAAACAGGTACAACATACCGGTGGATTGATCGGAACGGTAACACAGTTTACATTAATTCCGGATATGAAACTGGGAATTGTAGTATTGACGAACCAACAGTCGGGAGCCGCTTTCAACACAATTACCAATACCGTGAAAGATTCTTATCTTGGGGTAGCAGACAGAAACTGGCTGAAAACCTATAGTGAAAGAATGTCTAAAATGGAAGCCGAATTCAGCAAACAAAAGAAAGTTGCTTTTGCAAAATCTGAAGCCTTCAAAAAAGAAAAATCTCTACAGCCAAAAGCAGAACAGTTTACAGGAACTTACAATGATGTATGGTTTGGTGATGTAGAAATTACACAACAGGGAAATACCTACAGAATTTCGTGCAAAAACTCTCCAAGATTAAAAGGAGAGCTGCTTCCTTATTCCAATAATTCTTTCATTATCAAATGGGACGACAGAAGCTATGATGCGGATGCCTATATTATTTTCAGCTATGATGAAAACGGAAAAGCAGAATCTGCAAAATTGAAGGCGATTTCTGATGTAACAGATTTCAGTTTTGATTTTGATGATCTGGATTTGAAGAAGAAATAA
- a CDS encoding archaemetzincin, with product MSPGKYNFTSLLFYVSILILLFSCQKQKKTYYESIALNDIKLSSSPKPGSWRYNHEEHFQTFADFQKLKKIKPAPGKNTIYLQPIGKFDELQKKEIALTQHYLKIYFQLETKVLPVLPNTIFPEKVKRISKEGHEQVLAGYVLDSILIKRKPKDAIVLMGITEKDLFPLPEWNYVFGLASYEDGVGVTSIYRFADGQLTDSNFNKSLLRLIKISSHEIGHMFGISHCLNANCVMNGTNSLTETDYHLARACSLCQRKLNSSIHYDNKKRLLELKNFFEKQHLNTELTLANQDLNLVQ from the coding sequence ATGAGCCCGGGAAAATATAACTTTACTTCTTTACTTTTTTATGTCTCAATATTGATCCTTCTTTTCTCATGTCAGAAACAGAAGAAAACCTACTATGAATCTATTGCACTGAATGATATAAAACTTTCCTCTTCTCCAAAACCCGGAAGCTGGCGGTATAATCATGAGGAACATTTCCAGACATTTGCAGATTTTCAGAAATTAAAAAAGATAAAACCTGCACCTGGAAAGAACACCATTTATCTTCAGCCCATTGGGAAGTTTGATGAACTTCAGAAAAAAGAAATAGCACTTACCCAACACTATTTAAAAATCTATTTTCAGCTGGAAACAAAGGTTCTTCCTGTTTTGCCCAATACTATTTTCCCTGAAAAAGTTAAAAGAATTTCAAAGGAAGGACATGAACAGGTTCTTGCAGGATATGTACTGGACAGTATTCTGATCAAAAGAAAACCTAAAGATGCTATTGTATTAATGGGTATTACGGAGAAAGACCTTTTTCCATTACCGGAATGGAATTACGTATTCGGACTGGCTTCATATGAGGATGGTGTAGGAGTAACCTCTATATACCGATTTGCAGACGGACAATTAACAGATTCTAATTTTAATAAAAGTCTTTTAAGATTAATAAAAATCAGTTCGCACGAGATCGGGCATATGTTTGGAATCAGCCATTGCCTGAATGCAAATTGTGTGATGAACGGAACCAATTCATTAACGGAAACGGATTATCATCTTGCCAGAGCATGCTCACTCTGCCAGAGAAAACTCAATTCAAGTATCCATTATGACAACAAAAAAAGACTTCTTGAGCTGAAAAATTTCTTTGAAAAGCAACATCTTAACACAGAACTTACGTTAGCAAATCAGGATCTGAATCTTGTACAATAA
- a CDS encoding SdiA-regulated domain-containing protein: MLRFLILPALLLLSCNPKAQNSPTKEDELKVQFTLPKKLKEVSGITLSKDKKTIWAIEDKGNKNAIYGLSDKGDMLAKIPVENAENTDWEDIISDSQGNIYIGDFGNNDNNRQDLAILKTDLKDSKQIVTKVVQTTKFHYQGQTEFPPKKSNLLYDCEGFVEMDGNFYLFTKNRSKGFDGTFLIFQIPNKEGDFEAKLIGKLKLDGGYNDAAITSASINSTKDKIVLLTHKNVHVLTGFTANDFNSAKIQKIPLNHNSQKEAIVFFDDKTLMIADEKGKDEGGNVYSFSL, encoded by the coding sequence ATGTTACGTTTTCTTATTTTACCTGCTTTGCTTTTATTGAGCTGCAATCCAAAAGCTCAGAATTCCCCTACTAAGGAGGATGAACTGAAAGTCCAGTTTACCTTACCTAAAAAGTTGAAGGAAGTTTCCGGAATTACTTTGTCAAAAGATAAGAAAACCATCTGGGCGATAGAAGACAAAGGAAATAAAAATGCAATATATGGTCTGAGTGATAAAGGTGACATGCTGGCAAAAATACCGGTGGAAAATGCTGAAAACACCGACTGGGAAGACATTATATCCGATTCTCAGGGAAATATTTATATCGGAGATTTTGGTAATAATGATAATAACCGACAGGATCTGGCGATCTTAAAAACAGATTTGAAAGACAGCAAACAAATTGTTACCAAAGTTGTTCAGACTACAAAATTTCATTATCAGGGGCAGACAGAATTTCCTCCGAAAAAGTCGAACCTGTTGTACGACTGTGAAGGTTTTGTTGAAATGGACGGGAATTTTTACTTATTCACCAAAAACAGAAGCAAAGGTTTTGATGGAACCTTTCTTATATTCCAGATACCTAACAAAGAGGGGGATTTTGAAGCTAAGCTAATAGGAAAATTAAAGCTTGATGGAGGATATAATGATGCAGCTATTACCTCTGCCAGTATCAACAGTACAAAAGATAAAATTGTCTTGCTTACCCATAAAAATGTTCACGTTCTTACCGGATTTACTGCTAACGATTTTAATTCTGCTAAAATTCAAAAAATTCCTTTGAACCATAATTCCCAGAAGGAAGCTATTGTATTCTTTGATGATAAAACATTAATGATCGCAGATGAGAAAGGGAAAGATGAAGGAGGAAATGTGTACAGTTTTTCATTATAA
- a CDS encoding winged helix-turn-helix transcriptional regulator — MYTIDNKSYPCCTSVTMKFIGGKWKAVILHHLIGGAKRYNEIRKSIPTITERTLSLQLKQLEEDGIVDRKVFTEKPPLVVEYELTDFGKTLLPVLEAITKWGEESPVISKKIIRN; from the coding sequence ATGTATACAATAGATAATAAATCCTATCCCTGCTGTACCAGCGTTACGATGAAATTTATCGGAGGGAAATGGAAAGCAGTAATTTTACACCACCTTATTGGAGGAGCGAAGCGTTATAATGAAATAAGAAAATCCATTCCTACTATTACGGAAAGAACATTGAGTTTGCAGCTAAAGCAATTGGAGGAAGATGGAATTGTTGACAGAAAAGTTTTTACAGAAAAACCTCCTTTAGTGGTAGAATATGAATTAACGGACTTTGGAAAGACGCTTTTACCTGTTTTGGAAGCTATAACAAAATGGGGCGAAGAATCTCCGGTCATCTCAAAAAAAATAATCAGGAATTAA
- the def gene encoding peptide deformylase, producing MILPIRAFGDPVLRKVGKDIDKDYPELQELIDNMFETMYSANGIGLAAPQIGLDIRLFVIDVTPLAEDEDYEDIKDELAEFKKVFINAQILEESGEEWKFNEGCLSIPDVREDVKRKGTIVIEYYDENFVKHTETFSDIRARVIQHEYDHIEGILFTDHLSALKKKLVKGKLTKISQGDVNIGYKMRFPK from the coding sequence ATGATATTACCGATAAGAGCTTTTGGGGATCCTGTTTTGAGAAAAGTAGGAAAAGATATAGACAAAGACTATCCCGAATTACAGGAACTGATAGATAACATGTTCGAAACCATGTACAGCGCAAATGGCATAGGTCTTGCAGCGCCACAGATTGGTTTGGACATCCGTCTGTTTGTAATAGATGTGACGCCTCTTGCAGAAGATGAGGATTATGAAGATATTAAAGATGAGTTGGCAGAGTTCAAAAAAGTATTTATCAACGCTCAGATTCTTGAAGAATCAGGTGAAGAATGGAAGTTCAATGAGGGCTGCCTTTCTATTCCGGATGTAAGAGAAGATGTGAAAAGAAAAGGAACAATCGTTATTGAGTATTATGACGAAAATTTTGTGAAACATACAGAAACTTTTTCCGATATTAGAGCCCGCGTAATTCAGCATGAATATGACCACATTGAAGGGATTTTATTTACCGACCACCTGAGTGCTCTGAAGAAGAAACTGGTAAAAGGTAAGCTGACGAAAATCTCTCAGGGTGACGTAAACATCGGTTACAAAATGAGATTTCCAAAATAA